The following are encoded together in the Citrus sinensis cultivar Valencia sweet orange chromosome 1, DVS_A1.0, whole genome shotgun sequence genome:
- the LOC102607109 gene encoding 60S ribosomal protein L23, which translates to MSKRGRGGSAGNKFRMSLGLPVAATVNCADNTGAKNLYIISVKGIKGRLNRLPSACVGDMVMATVKKGKPDLRKKVMPAVIVRQRKPWRRKDGVFMYFEDNAGVIVNPKGEMKGSAITGPIGKECADLWPRIASAANAIV; encoded by the exons ATGTCGAAGCGAG GACGTGGAGGATCAGCAGGTAACAAGTTCAGGATGTCACTGGGTTTGCCAGTGGCAGCAACTGTGAACTGTGCTGACAACACTGGGGCAAAGAACCTTTACATCATCTCAGTTAAGGGAATCAAAGGTCGCCTCAACCGTTTGCCGTCTGCCTGTGTTGGAGACATGGTTATGGCTACCGTGAAGAAAGGGAAGCCTGATCTTAGGAAGAAGGTGATGCCCGCCGTCATTGTAAGGCAGCGCAAGCCATGGCGCAGAAAGGATGGTGTCTTCATGTACTTTGAAG ATAATGCTGGTGTTATTGTGAATCCAAAGGGAGAAATGAAGG GTTCTGCCATCACCGGTCCAATTGGTAAAGAGTGTGCTGATTTGTGGCCGAGAATTGCAAGTGCAGCCAATGCTATCGTTTAA